ATGGGGGAAATAAAgatgttgagttgagttgagttgagttgaattGACATATTTTCCTTGGGCCATTTACAATTACAAAGTGAAATAACTAGGCCAAGATCTACATGGCATAATAAACATCTAATGACACTCAAAAGCATTGTCTACAAATAAAAGAACAGTAAACGTTTGGATTAAcaccaaataataaaaaaataaacgtatTTTCTTATAAACATCCAATTAAGAAGCAGCTAATTTGTATGTCTTAATTTCATAGAAAATTACACATATGTTGCAAGGTTGTACGGTATGAGCATGGACAACGGAAAACATTATGACTAGTTGAACCATTTATTTAACACACAATGAGCGGCATTGAAAGAAAGTTTTGGAAAGTTGGGAAATTATGTCTGCATGCATCGGGCGTATCAACCCTAGTGCTGTTAGAACTACTATAGCTAAAACGAGCACTACCATGAGTATTCATAAACTGTTGTGCGGTCAATATAGTGAGAATAAGCTGTGATTTTGCACAATTACGTAATTAAAATCATGGCAATTAAAcgcaattgttttattattgacgAGTTAGGAAATGCAAATTGAAGGCAGAATacgttaaagttttaaaataaacgcgtactgaatcaaaataaatacatggtCATAGCTGTGAACATTTACATTTAGGCCGCGGCCGGTGTTCTAGATTATTTCGGTCATCAATATAATCTGGGTCATCGGAATCGGACAGGATTTTCCCCCGGAAATTAACTCGGGAAACTCGGTTAAACccgaaaaaaacatgaattgtgttgcaattatattatcatttggCGTAAGATATCAAACAGAAAtgatttacatgaaatatttaattttatccGATAGTACTTTTTTCGTTGATTGTTATTCATGTTTATATACAGTTTCTATCTTTTAAATTAGCCTTAAGTCGACATTTTTCTTATTAAGATGGTTTATCTTTAACTATTACTAAATGCCTACTATACACTTTTACAGATAAAATCAAAAACGCTTAAATCATTGACGGGCTTTCGGGCTGACACGATATGTGAGatagtcatgtaatgccgaaGGGAACGGAAAGTGTGTGAAGATTTctcattttgtttcagtaattTAAGCACAGACTCATGagcattttacaaaatcattttttaaaaaccatTGATATCAATCTGTTCCttttgtccacgagtgacaGGGGTTTGACAATATATCGGTACTCTAACTTTTACAGGCAAGATATATGTAGGTGATTAAATCCAGAAGAATTATGCGATGTAAAGAATAATCATAATTTGGATAAAGGGCCACCATAGAACATAGATTCAGAGGAAAGGGCCGTGAATACAATGACCCTAGAACAATTGCACAGCCATCCCCGTATGTGCAAGGACAGAGCTAGGGtttttatcaatatgttttgaacATACAAATGGACAGTTACAACCCAAATGGACAGggtcaatgataaaaaaaaatcaaggttaTCACTTTGCATCATCGGTTTTACCGTATATACCAACGAACAATGATCAGTTTTCAATGTTGTTtcagaaactttaaaaaaatcatattgacaATTAATTGACCCAGTTGGACACTATCCAAATAACGGTGAACCTGAAAGACTAGATAAAATATATCTAAGTGCCGGTGGCATGGAGACAAATAATAATGACGTTAAGTCGCAACTTTGACTCTGAAACATTAGACGAAATTAAAGAAAGAACTAGTATATCTTAAGTGAAAAGTTGACACACTTGAAGTAACGCACTACAGGGCGGACGCAGAAATTAGGAAAGAACTCGTCGATTTGAAAGGAAGCAGCATGAGGGACAACTTACTGTGTTTTGGGGTACCGGTGAGCAGAGACCCCGATAACAGAAAATGACACCAACTGTGTGGAAAAATGTCTTGGAAAATACTTTAATGTCTTTGAAATCTAGCTTTATATTGCAAACATGCATTTGAATAACGATATAacgttttgaataataatgcttaactttATATATCTTTCTCATGAGTTCAACGTTTTGATTTTCGATATGTATATTGCCTTTACCTGTTATTACCATGCCATAtgattatgttattgtaacaacaaTGAACAGTATTTGTTCAAgctaacaataaatgttctgttaaTCTGATCTGTTCTAAATATTTCCTAACCACAGCTGCTcgcaaaataaaatgaaataaacatgtctaaacatatatacaatcaTATATGAATGCAATATTATATGCACgcaattgaatttattaatgagcggaataaaagtacatgttatatgttgaaacaaACCTGAgtaacaacataaaacaaagtgGCTAGTTATACCATTTACACATCCTCTCGAACATTAATGACATCGAAGACACTGTGTctgtatatttaatattatttataataacatacCTTCACACATTGTTTTCTTGTAATATAAATGTCTTGCTGGCTCAAAAACGACATTGAATGTTCAAGCTTGACAACGATTTCGACATTCAGAAAATAAAGGTTGACCTAGCTCGACAAAAGTACCTCTACATTATGTGTTCGCCAGCGTCTATACAATGACAGTTAGTTCAGAGTTTTTCAGAAAAGAGCACCAAAATCGTTTGCGAACTTAACGTCATTTCAAAACTGACGACTCGTTGTTTGATATTCGCGAATAATAAACTTGCAATTTTTGAATAACCTACTGGCGACTGACATGAAAAATAGTGATTTCAAACAGTGCTTATCACGAAGATACGTATGTGTACCTGAATAAAAGTACATTAAGCGTGTGATTTCTTCACATGTGAACCTTAAGACcataaaatttgacaaaatcTTAATCCCCAACTGGTTGGTAGTTTGATTATCGCAAATAACGGCTTACTATTAAAATCAACATACGACTTTGTAAttgattattcgaatccccaagTGGCAACAAGCAGGGagttgattattcgaatccccaactggcaacaaGCAGGGAATTGATTATACGAATCGCCAACTATCAACTTCCTGCCAACTATACCGTAATGGTTGTTTTGTCATTTGCCGAGTGTTGTCGGGTTATCATTTCCTACTTTTTTatcgtgtttgtttttaatcGTATGAATTAAGCTTTTTATCGGTGAAAACGCAAGGTACCAGATAGATAGTCGTTTTCGTGAGTATGAATACAGGAGACGGCCGAGTAACTACGGTTGAGAAATTTGGGGGAAAACACATGAGAGCTGCTTAATAAAATTTGGTCCATCCGTGTGGGCTATTTCCTTAACTTTATAACTTTATTAAGTTCGGATcagtgtgcctttaaacaaagCAAACGTTGTTTGTTTATCTGCCGTTCTTCtcactgtagtttccattgtatttttgaTTGAATACTTTCTAGTGCGCATTTTCCCGATAAGTTAAGTATACACTTGACAACTGATTGCCATCTGGGTGCATAACaagatttttatattctataatttgcatttaatagGTATATAACGGTGAACATGAATAAACACAACTGACGAGCTCTATTTCCCACCAATTGGCATAGCGGTTGTAGCGTAGTTTTGTGCGAGAACCTGTGCCCTgcaaaatttgagaaaaaaaaacaacatattaaacatatgaatattttatgaagagaaacatttttttttcaaaatcatgtggAGTATAAgcttgctttttaaaaaaaactttttttttatttatctaatgGGTCATGCGAATCGATCTGCAAATCCGTCAACACGGTATTGAATGGGACATTTTTCAGCTACGAAGACGAAACAGTAGGAACATCGGCAATATATTGTAGTTCTGTAATGTCTTTATCGAAAATAAGAGATTGGTCAAATGCtacttgtgatttttttctatgtGTGCTACTCTCCACTCTGTATAAGTTTAAAGCGTGAAGTCGAAATAAAAAGATATGATCTTTGTTGTGATAAGTAATTTCGTGCAAAGTGAACTGAAATGGTAACACCTTAACAGAGTTATCGCATCCAAATCAAGACCAACTGCAAGTTTTACTTGCACAGTTAGCGATAAGAATGCGTACAAGAATACGAGCAAGTACAAGTAGGGTTTCGCATTCTCTCtaatatattcaattttcttttcttccgTTATCATAACTTTTTATACTGCTAGATTTCCCCCTCTTTCCCCcatataacaaattataaaacatatgagGTTTGTTACACTTTGGACAATTAACACTGCATTGACTGTATCGGCATCATATCTTTCTATGTCGCATTGCATAATCCCCCACCCCATTCcacataaaacagttaaaattctaaaactgttttcattttaaaggttCGTTACACTTCGATTCTGAAGCAACTGTTATAAATTGCAGAGTTCGCAAATTTGTTTAATCATATGCAAACAAATTGCACGTTGGAAAATGACACGAACTCTTTAATTTACTCACTCTTTGCAGACAGCAGCACATAACAGGTTTGTGATTAGTGCATTGTGTCCGTCAATTTTGTTCACAAGTTCAGGGCAGAAAGTGGATTCACATTGAGCCTCGGTTTCGTCAGTACCAAACTGACCAAGGAGCTGCTTGGCCAAATCTAGGACTGAAATATTAGGAAATTtgaatgttgttattttattccaatacacaaataaatacTATTGTTCTTCAGACCGTCAAACAAGACCTATTGCATGGTT
Above is a genomic segment from Mya arenaria isolate MELC-2E11 chromosome 2, ASM2691426v1 containing:
- the LOC128204052 gene encoding uncharacterized protein LOC128204052 gives rise to the protein MKFAVVFMCLMPFVLSASVNERFIESLLGGYDILDLAKQLLGQFGTDETEAQCESTFCPELVNKIDGHNALITNLLCAAVCKEAQVLAQNYATTAMPIGGK